AGAATCTTTCACAAATGAATAGACAGTCAACTAGATTATATGGCAATAATAATATCACAAACTCCCCTACAAAAACACTATCGTAAAACGGATAAAATGTTCATAAAAGACCCTCCTATATCTCATCAAGTACGAGATTTTCCGTAAATGTTGGCATAAACAGTCTTGGTACGATAAACAAGTATTAAACTTAAAACACCTGCAATGATGCAGAATCCTGACATAATCATTGAAGTCAGAAAGAAGCATATAGAACCTTCACATTTAGGCGGTTCATCCACGGCAAACATCCCTGAGAATATAGAAACCGAAATCTGAGGTGGGATATGATGTTGATGAGCTTGCTTCTCTGCTTCACGGTCATAAATACTGCTAGCAATTACACCTGAGAAGATGAGTGAACCTGCAGGATTTGCCAGTGTGAGGAAGTTGTAGAGAGCCCCGAACTTTTTCAAACCAAACAACTCGGAGGCTGCTGCTGGCACAATTGCCCAGTGGGCGCCATAGCCAAGTCCTATCAACAGTGTACCAATATACATTGCTCCAGGCCATCCCATAGCAAAGAAAACATGGCCAACTGCCATAACAAGCTGGGCAACAGCCATAGCTATTGGCCTCGGATAAGCATAATCCCTAAATCACAGTGACAAGGTAAGAAAAATGAATCAGAAAACATTACTAAAGTTAATATCGGTATGTACCTCACAATGATCTCTGAGAAGTAACCACCACCAACACGACCGAGGAAGTTCCAAATGCTAATCATGGATACGAAAATATGAGTATTATCATACCCGAGAGACTGGCTCATCTGACCAAGATTATCTATCACGGTCAATCCCGAACCCGAACCTAATAGCAGAGAGAAAAAGATAAGCCACAAATCTGCTTTGATCAAAGCTTGCATCAACGTAAAGTCCTCCCCTCGATGAGGACCTCTCCTTCTTTTCACCCTTACAGCTCCTTCAGCAGCGGCTTGACATAGTTTTGCTTGCAACTGAGCAATTCGTTTATGCCTTTCCGATGCTGGAAGCAAGTCTACTTCCTTCGGTTTCTCATCTTCAACCTCACTGAATATTACTTCGTCCTGTTCGGATTTGCCTGCTTCTTGTTGCTCGGGCTTTGGTAAAAGAACCTCTTCAACAGCCAGATCTTTAGGTTCGTCGGAGAAACTCAATTTAACCGGAATAACTACCGGAACAACAAGAATCAAGAACAAAATCACTGTAaaaattatgattaaagtgtGGCTTACATCAACAAGATCTTCCAAAAGCATCACCCCCATCAAGTAAGCTGCCAGTAGGAGGCATACACTATAAATAAACGTAAAACTTAAACCATCAGATGGCCTCACTTGTCTATGACCTCCAACAGGTCTAATTATGAACATTAGAGCAACAACAACCATCGCCGGTCCGACTGCAACCATGAATATCAAAGCCGCTTGATCTGGGAAGTTAATCATAGTGTATATCTGAGTCAAAATCGCGCCGCTCAAACCAGCAAAGCCTTTGAGTATTC
The Gossypium hirsutum isolate 1008001.06 chromosome A07, Gossypium_hirsutum_v2.1, whole genome shotgun sequence genome window above contains:
- the LOC107937122 gene encoding protein NUCLEAR FUSION DEFECTIVE 4 translates to MMGKLKERVQAFVNNRWLVFVAAIWIQSCAGIGYVFGSLSPVIKRSLNYNQRQLSKLGVAKDLGDSVGFLAGSLSEILPLWGALLVGALQNLIGYGWVWLIVTGRAPVLPLWAMCILIFVGNNGETYFNTAALVSCVQNFPKSRGPVVGILKGFAGLSGAILTQIYTMINFPDQAALIFMVAVGPAMVVVALMFIIRPVGGHRQVRPSDGLSFTFIYSVCLLLAAYLMGVMLLEDLVDVSHTLIIIFTVILFLILVVPVVIPVKLSFSDEPKDLAVEEVLLPKPEQQEAGKSEQDEVIFSEVEDEKPKEVDLLPASERHKRIAQLQAKLCQAAAEGAVRVKRRRGPHRGEDFTLMQALIKADLWLIFFSLLLGSGSGLTVIDNLGQMSQSLGYDNTHIFVSMISIWNFLGRVGGGYFSEIIVRDYAYPRPIAMAVAQLVMAVGHVFFAMGWPGAMYIGTLLIGLGYGAHWAIVPAAASELFGLKKFGALYNFLTLANPAGSLIFSGVIASSIYDREAEKQAHQHHIPPQISVSIFSGMFAVDEPPKCEGSICFFLTSMIMSGFCIIAGVLSLILVYRTKTVYANIYGKSRT